A stretch of Bacteroidales bacterium DNA encodes these proteins:
- a CDS encoding transposase, which translates to MSTYTVIYYHLIFGTKNREHTLPESDHRNLYNYMWGVFRNNDCHLYQINGTTNHIHFLFELHPSVTLAGLVKDLKLSTNQWIKNEKKYPNFR; encoded by the coding sequence ATGTCAACTTACACAGTAATCTACTATCATCTGATCTTCGGAACCAAAAACAGGGAGCATACCCTCCCGGAATCAGACCATCGAAACCTCTACAATTACATGTGGGGAGTTTTCAGAAACAATGATTGCCATTTATATCAAATCAATGGCACTACCAACCACATTCATTTTTTATTTGAGCTGCATCCTTCTGTGACCTTAGCCGGTCTGGTTAAAGATCTGAAGCTCTCTACCAATCAGTGGATCAAAAACGAGAAGAAATATCCGAATTTTCGAG